A window of Clostridium sp. 'White wine YQ' contains these coding sequences:
- the aroA gene encoding 3-phosphoshikimate 1-carboxyvinyltransferase, with amino-acid sequence MDKLTITPGKLKGEVKIPPSKSMAHRAVICASLSKGKSKITNIEFSEDIIATIEAMKSLGTEIKVFEDYLEIDGENTFTKSERLIDCNESGSTLRFMVPIALVKDSRTNFIGKGNLGKRPLNTYYEIFDRQCIKYDYEDGVLDLNVEGELKGEEFKVRGDISSQFISGLLFSLPLLKEDSKITITTKLESKGYIDLTLSMLKLYGIEIINNDYREFIIKGNQSYKAKDYRVEGDYSQAAFFLVADTIGSDVIIKDLNVNSLQGDKEILDIIARMGGEIEENAVGIKVATRNKKNTVIDASQCPDIIPVLTVLAAVTKGTTNIINAERLRIKECDRLKAISTELNKLGANVKELENSLVIEGVASLNGGIVHSWNDHRIAMSLAIAATCCTEKVTIENPGCVKKSYPSFWRDYKSLGGKINEWSLGQ; translated from the coding sequence ATGGATAAATTAACTATTACTCCAGGAAAATTAAAAGGAGAAGTAAAAATACCTCCTTCAAAAAGTATGGCTCATAGGGCAGTTATCTGTGCCTCCTTAAGTAAGGGGAAGAGTAAAATAACTAATATAGAGTTCTCGGAAGATATTATAGCTACTATTGAGGCAATGAAGTCATTAGGAACCGAAATAAAAGTTTTCGAAGATTATTTAGAAATCGATGGAGAAAATACTTTTACAAAAAGTGAAAGATTAATTGATTGTAACGAATCAGGTTCAACCCTTAGATTTATGGTTCCTATAGCTTTAGTAAAAGATTCAAGGACCAACTTTATTGGTAAAGGAAACTTGGGAAAAAGACCATTAAATACCTACTATGAAATATTTGATAGACAGTGCATTAAATATGATTATGAAGATGGGGTTCTTGATTTGAATGTCGAAGGGGAGTTAAAGGGTGAAGAATTTAAGGTAAGAGGAGATATTAGTTCTCAATTTATTAGTGGATTATTATTTTCACTTCCTCTATTAAAAGAAGATTCTAAAATAACTATTACAACTAAACTTGAGTCAAAAGGATACATTGATTTAACACTAAGCATGCTTAAGCTTTATGGTATAGAAATTATAAACAATGATTATAGAGAATTCATAATAAAAGGTAATCAAAGCTATAAGGCTAAGGATTATAGAGTTGAGGGGGATTATTCTCAAGCTGCATTTTTCCTTGTAGCAGATACAATTGGCAGTGATGTTATAATTAAAGATTTAAATGTAAATTCTCTACAAGGAGACAAGGAAATATTAGATATTATCGCAAGAATGGGCGGAGAAATAGAAGAAAATGCTGTAGGCATAAAAGTAGCAACTAGGAATAAGAAAAACACAGTAATTGATGCTTCTCAATGTCCTGATATAATACCAGTTTTAACTGTTTTGGCAGCAGTTACTAAAGGGACAACTAATATAATTAATGCAGAAAGATTAAGAATTAAAGAATGTGATAGATTAAAGGCTATATCTACTGAATTGAATAAGTTAGGTGCAAATGTGAAGGAACTAGAAAATTCTCTAGTTATTGAAGGAGTAGCTAGCTTAAATGGCGGAATAGTACATTCATGGAATGATCATAGAATTGCCATGAGTTTAGCTATTGCAGCTACCTGTTGTACAGAAAAGGTAACAATTGAAAATCCAGGTTGTGTAAAGAAATCCTATCCAAGTTTTTGGAGAGATTATAAGAGTTTAGGAGGAAAGATCAATGAGTGGAGTTTGGGGCAATAA
- the aroQ gene encoding type II 3-dehydroquinate dehydratase, which produces MKVMVLNGPNINFVGIREKDVYGIKSYEDICSYVVEEGKKIGFEVDIFQDNVEGELINLIQKAYLEKYHGIVINPGAYTHTSIALFDALKSVSIPAVEVHLSNIHKREEFRHKSFTAPACVGQISGFGEYGYVLALSALKEHLNK; this is translated from the coding sequence ATGAAAGTAATGGTCCTAAATGGTCCCAATATCAACTTTGTTGGGATAAGAGAAAAAGATGTATATGGCATAAAATCATATGAAGATATATGTTCATATGTGGTGGAAGAAGGTAAAAAAATAGGATTTGAAGTAGATATTTTTCAAGATAATGTTGAGGGGGAATTAATTAACCTTATTCAGAAAGCATATTTAGAAAAGTATCACGGAATTGTTATTAATCCGGGGGCTTACACACATACATCTATAGCTTTATTTGATGCATTAAAAAGTGTATCAATACCAGCAGTAGAGGTGCATTTATCCAATATCCATAAAAGAGAAGAATTTAGGCATAAATCTTTCACTGCCCCAGCTTGTGTTGGGCAGATTTCAGGGTTTGGTGAGTATGGATATGTATTAGCTTTAAGTGCTTTAAAGGAGCATTTAAATAAATGA
- the aroE gene encoding shikimate dehydrogenase, whose protein sequence is MKLYGLLGEKLGHSLSPEIHEQIFKNLNINGNYALFQIKKEDLFKVIEAINVLGISGVNVTIPYKQEIMKYLDFISEEARNIDAVNTIVFKDGKSYGYNTDYFGFQNMLKREDIILKDKIAVVLGTGGASKSVIQCLRDNKVKKIYMVSRNKESIKGNDNTDIIVVSYEELSNISGDMLINTTPVGMYPNINETPVNKDIISNFEVIVDIIYNPQETKLLRLGKELGLKTINGMYMLVDQAVKAEEIWQERVIDENISNEIYNKLSKMF, encoded by the coding sequence ATGAAACTATATGGATTATTAGGCGAAAAGCTTGGTCATTCTTTATCTCCAGAAATACATGAGCAAATATTTAAGAATCTAAATATAAATGGAAACTATGCATTATTTCAAATAAAAAAAGAAGATTTATTTAAAGTTATAGAAGCAATAAATGTATTAGGAATATCAGGGGTAAATGTTACAATCCCATATAAGCAAGAAATAATGAAATATTTAGATTTTATATCAGAAGAAGCTAGAAATATTGATGCAGTAAACACAATCGTATTTAAAGATGGAAAATCTTATGGATATAATACTGACTATTTTGGTTTTCAAAATATGTTAAAAAGAGAAGATATAATATTAAAAGATAAGATTGCAGTGGTTTTAGGTACAGGAGGAGCTTCGAAGTCAGTAATTCAATGTCTTAGGGATAATAAAGTTAAGAAGATTTATATGGTTTCTAGAAACAAGGAAAGCATTAAGGGTAACGATAATACAGATATTATTGTAGTTTCATATGAAGAGCTTAGTAATATAAGTGGAGATATGTTAATAAATACTACACCTGTAGGTATGTATCCTAATATAAATGAAACCCCTGTAAATAAAGATATAATAAGTAACTTTGAAGTTATTGTAGATATTATATATAATCCTCAAGAAACAAAGTTATTAAGATTAGGTAAAGAACTTGGACTTAAGACTATAAATGGAATGTATATGCTAGTAGATCAAGCAGTTAAGGCTGAAGAGATATGGCAAGAAAGAGTTATTGATGAAAATATAAGTAATGAAATATACAATAAGCTTTCAAAAATGTTTTAA
- the aroC gene encoding chorismate synthase: MSGVWGNKIQISIFGESHGNAIGINISGLPSGVLLDIEAINEKMERRAPGRSKISTARSEADKVEILSGVFEGRTTGAPLCGIIRNSDTRSQDYSKLKDLMRPGHSDYPAKIKYQGFNDYRGGGHFSGRITAPLVFAGAIAEQILKEKGVYIGAHVKSINNIEDDSFNPLEITKEQLASLKGSDLSVLNNEQGEKMRELILQAKKEGDSLGGVVECAISGIPAGVGDPFFDSVESTLAHLVFSVPAVKGIEFGAGFDITKMKGSEANDSYYYEGDEIKTKTNNNGGILGGISNGMPIIFRAAVKPTSSIIKIQDTIDINKKQEDKLQVVGRHDPCIVSRAVVVIEAVSALGILDLMLR, encoded by the coding sequence ATGAGTGGAGTTTGGGGCAATAAAATTCAAATATCAATATTTGGAGAATCACACGGAAATGCCATAGGTATTAATATAAGTGGACTTCCATCAGGCGTGCTTTTAGATATAGAAGCTATAAACGAAAAGATGGAAAGAAGAGCACCAGGAAGAAGCAAAATTTCTACTGCAAGAAGTGAGGCTGATAAGGTAGAGATTTTAAGCGGAGTTTTTGAAGGAAGAACAACAGGGGCACCTCTTTGTGGAATAATAAGAAATAGTGATACTAGAAGCCAAGATTATTCAAAGCTTAAAGATTTAATGAGACCAGGACACTCGGATTATCCAGCTAAGATAAAATATCAAGGTTTTAATGATTATAGAGGCGGAGGTCACTTTTCAGGAAGAATAACAGCACCACTAGTATTTGCTGGGGCTATAGCAGAGCAAATATTAAAGGAAAAAGGTGTTTATATCGGAGCTCATGTGAAGTCTATAAATAATATTGAAGATGATAGTTTTAATCCACTAGAAATTACAAAAGAGCAATTAGCTTCATTAAAAGGTTCTGACTTATCAGTATTAAATAATGAGCAAGGCGAAAAAATGAGAGAATTGATTCTTCAAGCAAAGAAAGAAGGAGATTCCTTAGGTGGAGTAGTTGAATGTGCAATATCAGGTATTCCAGCAGGTGTTGGAGATCCATTTTTCGATTCAGTAGAAAGTACCTTAGCACATCTAGTATTTTCTGTACCTGCAGTGAAAGGTATCGAATTTGGGGCTGGATTTGATATTACGAAGATGAAAGGATCAGAAGCTAATGACAGTTATTATTATGAAGGTGATGAAATAAAAACTAAAACAAATAATAACGGTGGAATATTAGGGGGAATTTCAAATGGAATGCCTATAATATTTAGAGCTGCAGTTAAGCCTACATCTTCAATTATAAAGATTCAAGATACTATAGATATAAATAAAAAACAAGAAGATAAGTTGCAAGTAGTAGGAAGACATGATCCTTGCATTGTTTCAAGAGCAGTAGTTGTAATTGAAGCTGTAAGTGCTCTTGGAATTTTAGACTTAATGTTGAGGTGA
- a CDS encoding NADH peroxidase: MKKFVCTVCGYVYEGEVAPEKCPICGAGAEKFVEQSGELNFADEHRIGVANGVDERIIQGLRENFTGECTEVGMYLAMSRQADREGYPEVAEAYKRIAFEEAEHASKFAELLGEVVVADTKKNLQARVDAEHGACQGKKDLATLAKQLNLDAIHDTVHEMCKDEARHGKAFKGLLDRYFNN; the protein is encoded by the coding sequence ATGAAAAAATTTGTTTGTACAGTATGTGGATATGTTTACGAAGGAGAAGTTGCTCCAGAAAAATGCCCAATTTGTGGAGCTGGTGCAGAAAAGTTTGTTGAACAATCAGGAGAATTAAACTTTGCTGATGAACATAGAATCGGAGTAGCTAATGGAGTAGATGAAAGAATAATCCAAGGATTAAGAGAAAACTTTACTGGAGAATGTACTGAAGTAGGAATGTACCTAGCAATGTCTAGACAAGCAGATAGAGAAGGATATCCAGAAGTTGCAGAAGCTTATAAGAGAATAGCTTTTGAAGAAGCAGAACATGCTTCAAAGTTTGCTGAGTTACTTGGAGAAGTTGTTGTAGCTGATACTAAGAAAAATCTTCAAGCAAGAGTAGATGCAGAGCATGGTGCTTGCCAAGGTAAAAAAGATTTAGCTACATTAGCAAAACAATTAAACTTAGATGCTATTCATGATACAGTACACGAAATGTGTAAAGATGAAGCTAGACATGGAAAAGCATTTAAAGGATTATTAGATAGATATTTCAATAACTAG
- a CDS encoding shikimate kinase, which produces MGKNIVLIGMPGCGKTTIGKLISEKFQYGFVDMDQYIEESQGQTIKEMFQESETFFRDKETIACKELSKCSSKVISTGGGVIKRRENIEYLKENSIIIFIDRNIEDIIGDVNIYSRPLLNDGVGRLYELYEERYGLYKKYSELTIINKGSLEEVVEKIVSKIAISDII; this is translated from the coding sequence ATGGGGAAAAATATAGTTTTAATAGGAATGCCTGGATGTGGAAAGACAACCATAGGAAAGCTAATATCAGAAAAATTTCAATACGGATTTGTTGACATGGACCAGTACATTGAAGAAAGCCAAGGACAAACAATAAAAGAGATGTTTCAAGAAAGTGAGACTTTCTTTAGAGATAAGGAAACTATTGCATGTAAGGAATTATCTAAATGCTCTAGTAAAGTTATCTCAACTGGCGGAGGCGTAATAAAGCGTAGAGAAAATATAGAGTACCTTAAGGAAAATAGTATCATAATATTTATTGATAGAAACATAGAGGATATAATTGGAGATGTTAATATTTATTCAAGACCACTATTAAATGATGGAGTAGGAAGATTATATGAGCTTTATGAAGAACGATATGGTTTATATAAAAAGTATTCCGAATTAACTATTATAAATAAAGGCTCATTAGAAGAAGTAGTAGAAAAGATAGTTTCTAAAATAGCAATAAGTGATATAATTTGA
- a CDS encoding prephenate dehydrogenase: MIITIVGLGVIGGSFAMALNELQEHEIYGVDVNKETLVKAKKLGIIKDGCTSGSDFIRRSDLVIIGLYPSAILNFLKENQGNFKRGAIITDVTGIKETFINEALGIIPREVDFIFGHPMAGREKKGIDFASKEVFKGANYLLTPHNKNKEENLRKIESLVLKIGFRRVRRITPREHDKIISFTSQLPHAIAVALINSDREEFDTGSYIGDSYRDLTRIANINEGLWSELFLGNKDNLLQSIEDFQNQLNSIKDAIINEDRESLTKLFKESGVRREKL; the protein is encoded by the coding sequence ATGATAATAACTATAGTTGGATTAGGAGTTATAGGGGGCTCCTTTGCTATGGCTTTAAATGAACTTCAGGAACATGAGATTTATGGAGTTGATGTAAATAAAGAAACCCTAGTGAAGGCGAAGAAGCTAGGGATAATAAAAGATGGATGTACATCTGGTAGTGACTTTATAAGAAGAAGTGATCTTGTAATTATAGGATTATATCCATCCGCTATATTGAATTTTCTTAAAGAAAATCAAGGTAACTTTAAAAGAGGAGCAATTATTACTGATGTTACTGGTATTAAGGAAACCTTTATTAATGAAGCTTTGGGGATAATACCAAGAGAAGTAGACTTTATTTTTGGACATCCTATGGCAGGAAGAGAAAAAAAGGGAATAGACTTTGCTTCAAAAGAGGTATTTAAAGGCGCTAATTATCTATTAACTCCTCATAATAAAAATAAGGAAGAAAACCTTAGAAAAATTGAGAGCTTAGTTTTAAAGATAGGATTTAGAAGAGTTAGAAGGATAACTCCAAGAGAACATGATAAAATTATATCATTTACTTCACAGCTCCCGCATGCTATTGCAGTAGCTCTAATTAATAGTGATAGAGAAGAATTTGATACAGGATCCTATATAGGAGATTCTTATAGGGATTTAACTAGAATAGCTAATATTAATGAAGGGCTATGGAGTGAACTTTTTTTAGGAAATAAGGATAATTTACTTCAAAGTATAGAGGATTTTCAGAATCAATTAAATAGTATTAAGGATGCAATAATAAATGAGGATAGAGAATCTTTAACCAAACTATTTAAAGAATCTGGAGTAAGAAGAGAAAAGCTATAG
- the aroF gene encoding 3-deoxy-7-phosphoheptulonate synthase, whose protein sequence is MIVIMNNKAKDDEIKKVMGIVEGLGLEANLSKGGSFCVIGLVGDTSIIDGDKLMAIDGVEKVLKVQEPYKKANRLFKPENSIIDVNGNKIGGKNFAVMAGPCSVESEEQIIEVAKKVKESGANFLRGGAFKPRTSPYSFQGLELEGLNLLLKAKEATGLSIVTEIMSTDYIDVFEEKVDVIQVGARNMQNFDLLKQLGKTNKTILLKRGLSATFEEWIMSAEYIMAGGNENVVLCERGIRTFETYTRNTLDLSAIPVIKKLTHLPIIIDPSHAGGKWWLVEPMAKAAVVAGADGLMIEVHNDPVNALSDGAQSLKPEAFDDLMKKVKVLVELEEREL, encoded by the coding sequence ATGATAGTTATCATGAACAACAAGGCAAAAGATGATGAGATTAAAAAGGTAATGGGAATAGTAGAGGGACTAGGGTTAGAAGCCAATCTTTCAAAAGGAGGATCTTTCTGCGTAATAGGATTAGTAGGAGATACCTCTATAATAGATGGAGATAAGCTTATGGCGATAGACGGAGTAGAAAAAGTGTTAAAAGTACAAGAGCCTTACAAAAAGGCTAATAGGTTATTTAAACCTGAAAATAGTATTATAGATGTAAATGGTAATAAAATAGGGGGCAAGAATTTTGCTGTAATGGCTGGTCCTTGTTCAGTTGAATCTGAAGAACAAATAATTGAAGTTGCTAAAAAAGTTAAGGAGTCAGGAGCTAATTTCCTTAGAGGAGGAGCTTTTAAACCGAGAACTTCCCCATATAGTTTCCAAGGATTAGAGCTTGAAGGACTTAATTTATTATTAAAAGCTAAGGAAGCTACAGGATTATCAATAGTTACTGAAATAATGTCTACAGATTATATAGATGTTTTTGAGGAAAAAGTTGATGTAATTCAAGTTGGTGCAAGAAATATGCAAAACTTTGATTTACTAAAGCAATTAGGAAAAACTAATAAAACAATTCTTTTAAAGCGTGGTCTTTCAGCTACGTTTGAAGAGTGGATTATGTCTGCTGAGTATATTATGGCAGGTGGTAATGAAAATGTTGTTTTATGTGAGAGAGGAATTAGAACCTTTGAAACATATACAAGAAATACATTAGACTTAAGTGCAATTCCAGTAATTAAAAAGTTGACTCACTTACCAATAATAATTGACCCTTCACATGCAGGAGGAAAATGGTGGTTAGTAGAACCTATGGCTAAAGCAGCAGTAGTAGCAGGTGCAGATGGACTTATGATAGAAGTTCATAATGATCCAGTAAATGCATTAAGTGATGGTGCTCAATCATTAAAGCCTGAAGCCTTTGATGATTTAATGAAAAAAGTTAAAGTTCTTGTTGAATTAGAAGAAAGGGAGCTTTAA
- the aroB gene encoding 3-dehydroquinate synthase: MNLKVNLGENSYPIYIEKGALNKLPSLIKTSLKAYKIAIISDENVYGIYGENIKTSLEEAGYKVESIVLSPGEKTKSFNTLPHIYNELLGFKLTRSDLIIALGGGVIGDLAGFVASTFLRGVPFIQVPTSLLAQVDSSVGGKVGVDLEKGKNLVGSFYHPKMVVIDTDVLNTLSDRFLKDGLAEVIKYGCIKDKDLFETLKNFKDEEDLMNNIESIIFTCCDIKRRVVEEDEKDTGERMLLNFGHTLGHAIEQYYNYEKYSHGEGVAIGMYEIMKVAAKKSLVSCKVSEEIKEILIKYGLPYSLENENKNKLIEVIKLDKKFLNNALNLILLKDIGESYIYKTKDDFFSSL, encoded by the coding sequence TTGAATTTAAAAGTAAATCTAGGAGAAAATTCATATCCCATATATATAGAAAAGGGAGCCCTAAACAAGCTTCCAAGTTTAATAAAAACTAGCTTAAAAGCATATAAGATAGCAATTATTTCTGATGAAAATGTATATGGAATATATGGAGAAAATATAAAAACTTCACTAGAAGAAGCTGGATATAAAGTAGAATCAATAGTGCTTTCACCAGGGGAAAAGACAAAATCTTTTAATACGCTACCACATATTTATAATGAACTTCTAGGCTTTAAGTTAACAAGAAGTGATTTAATCATAGCATTAGGCGGAGGAGTTATTGGAGATTTAGCAGGATTTGTTGCTTCAACTTTTTTAAGAGGGGTTCCTTTTATACAAGTTCCAACATCACTTTTAGCTCAAGTAGATTCTAGTGTAGGAGGAAAAGTTGGAGTTGATTTAGAGAAAGGAAAGAATCTTGTGGGAAGTTTCTATCATCCTAAAATGGTAGTAATAGACACTGATGTTTTAAATACTCTTTCAGATAGATTTCTTAAAGATGGGTTAGCTGAAGTAATAAAATATGGTTGTATAAAAGACAAGGATCTTTTTGAGACGTTAAAGAATTTTAAAGATGAAGAAGACCTTATGAACAATATTGAATCAATTATATTTACTTGTTGTGATATTAAGAGAAGAGTAGTGGAGGAAGATGAAAAAGATACTGGAGAAAGAATGCTTTTGAATTTCGGGCATACACTAGGGCATGCAATAGAGCAATATTATAACTATGAAAAATATTCTCATGGTGAAGGTGTAGCTATTGGAATGTATGAAATAATGAAAGTAGCAGCTAAAAAATCTTTAGTTAGTTGCAAGGTTTCAGAAGAAATTAAAGAAATATTAATTAAATATGGATTACCATATTCCTTAGAAAATGAGAATAAGAACAAACTAATTGAAGTGATAAAGCTTGATAAGAAGTTTTTAAATAATGCACTAAACTTAATATTACTAAAGGATATAGGAGAAAGTTATATATACAAAACAAAAGATGACTTTTTCTCAAGTTTATGA
- the pheA gene encoding prephenate dehydratase, whose product MDGLEGWRKKIDEIDRELMDLFERRMDLVANVAKYKEENNLPIFQEDREKLVIEKNLNHIQKEELKKYAEEFLQSLMDVSKEYQREKVINEKNKIKIAEIHEPSEKLDILKIGYGGTEGSFSEEALLKYFGENHKRKSYEEFEGVFVGLKNGEIDYGVVPIENSSTGAVNDVYDLLRKYGFYIVGEESISITQHLLGCRGSKIELIKEVYSHTQGLQQSSNFLKKYPEWKKIPNNNTALAAKLISETNDCTKAAIASKRAASIYGLDILKENINNEESNHTRFIVIGKTIENSKEKDRISVVFTLENKVGTLFNMLSYINRNGLNMVKIESRPVGKEPWKYYFYIDFQGNLEEDSVNNTLTLIQKNSSYYRLLGAFKGVSL is encoded by the coding sequence ATGGATGGGTTAGAAGGCTGGAGAAAAAAGATTGATGAAATTGATAGGGAGTTAATGGATTTATTTGAAAGAAGAATGGACTTAGTAGCAAATGTTGCAAAATATAAAGAAGAAAATAATCTTCCTATATTTCAAGAAGATAGAGAAAAACTTGTAATAGAGAAAAACTTAAACCATATACAAAAAGAAGAACTTAAAAAATATGCTGAGGAATTCCTTCAATCCTTAATGGATGTGAGCAAAGAATACCAACGTGAAAAAGTCATTAATGAAAAGAATAAAATTAAGATTGCAGAAATACATGAGCCATCAGAAAAGCTTGATATCTTAAAGATTGGTTATGGTGGAACTGAAGGATCATTTTCTGAAGAGGCATTATTAAAATATTTTGGTGAAAATCATAAAAGAAAAAGCTATGAAGAGTTTGAAGGAGTATTTGTTGGATTAAAAAATGGTGAAATAGACTATGGTGTAGTGCCAATAGAGAATTCCTCAACTGGAGCAGTTAATGATGTTTATGATTTACTTAGAAAATATGGGTTTTATATTGTAGGTGAGGAATCAATTTCTATTACACAACATTTGTTAGGCTGCAGGGGATCTAAAATAGAGTTAATAAAAGAGGTCTATTCTCATACTCAAGGACTTCAGCAAAGCAGTAATTTTTTGAAGAAATATCCTGAGTGGAAAAAGATCCCTAATAATAACACAGCACTTGCCGCAAAATTAATAAGTGAAACAAATGATTGTACCAAAGCAGCTATAGCATCTAAAAGGGCAGCATCAATATATGGATTAGATATACTAAAAGAAAACATAAATAATGAAGAAAGCAATCACACTAGATTTATAGTAATCGGAAAAACTATAGAAAACTCAAAGGAAAAAGACAGAATATCGGTAGTATTTACCCTTGAAAACAAGGTAGGAACACTATTTAATATGTTAAGTTATATTAATAGAAATGGACTTAATATGGTTAAAATAGAATCAAGACCTGTTGGGAAAGAACCTTGGAAATACTATTTCTATATAGATTTCCAAGGAAATTTGGAAGAGGATTCTGTAAATAACACATTAACACTGATTCAGAAAAATAGTTCATATTATAGATTGCTAGGTGCATTTAAGGGGGTAAGCTTATGA
- a CDS encoding GNAT family N-acetyltransferase, with amino-acid sequence MRKDLVVLETPRLVLTKLQENDSSVLFNYWSDNDVTKYLNIDSLKTNEEAKEILNYFEELSLKNKGFRWGIFSKEYNILIGTCGFIKGTLNQGHIGEISYELGKSYWGNGYMKEALTALIYFGFNDYRLNRIEAYVKPKNTASIKVLENMNFIKEGVLREHHQNKDKFYDVVIYSLLRRETNIK; translated from the coding sequence ATGAGAAAAGACTTAGTAGTTTTAGAAACTCCTCGATTGGTACTCACTAAGCTGCAAGAAAATGATTCTTCAGTTTTGTTTAATTATTGGTCTGATAATGACGTTACTAAATATCTCAATATTGATTCATTAAAAACTAATGAAGAAGCAAAAGAAATCCTAAATTACTTTGAAGAATTATCACTAAAAAATAAAGGCTTCCGATGGGGTATTTTTTCTAAGGAATACAATATTCTAATTGGAACTTGTGGTTTCATCAAAGGTACATTAAATCAAGGTCATATTGGTGAAATTAGTTATGAACTTGGCAAAAGTTATTGGGGAAATGGTTATATGAAAGAAGCTTTAACTGCATTAATTTACTTTGGTTTTAATGATTATAGACTTAATAGAATTGAGGCTTATGTAAAACCTAAAAATACTGCTTCGATTAAAGTATTAGAAAACATGAATTTTATAAAAGAAGGAGTTCTTAGAGAACATCATCAAAATAAAGATAAATTTTATGATGTAGTTATATATTCACTACTAAGAAGAGAAACTAACATAAAATAA
- the aroF gene encoding 3-deoxy-7-phosphoheptulonate synthase: MIVILKPKTSKAEVDNLTKAIENLGVEVHPVIGKELMILGLIGDTSKIDPNKIEANRNVERVMHVQEPFKKANRMFHPENSKVDVNGITIGGKKIALIAGPCSVESEEQIISIAKSVKESGAQLLRGGAFKPRTSPYSFQGLETEGLDLLKIARKETGMPIVTEIMSTQYLDRFVEDVDIIQVGARNMQNFDLLKELGKTNKTILLKRGLSATIEELLMSAEYIMAGGNNNVILCERGIRTFETYTRNTLDLSAIPAIKKLSHLPVVVDPSHAAGKNWMVDPLSKAAIAVGADGLIIEVHNDPVNALCDGPQSIRPEEYDKLVKELSLIASAVGREI, translated from the coding sequence ATGATTGTAATTTTAAAACCAAAAACATCAAAGGCTGAGGTGGATAATTTAACCAAAGCAATCGAAAACCTTGGGGTAGAAGTACATCCAGTAATAGGAAAAGAATTAATGATATTAGGACTAATTGGGGACACTAGTAAGATTGATCCTAATAAAATTGAAGCAAATAGGAACGTTGAGAGGGTTATGCACGTTCAAGAACCATTCAAGAAGGCAAATAGAATGTTTCATCCAGAGAATTCCAAGGTGGATGTAAATGGCATTACTATTGGGGGAAAAAAGATTGCACTTATAGCAGGACCTTGTTCAGTAGAAAGTGAAGAACAAATAATATCAATTGCTAAAAGTGTAAAAGAATCTGGAGCACAGTTATTAAGAGGAGGAGCTTTTAAGCCAAGAACTTCACCATATAGTTTCCAAGGACTAGAAACTGAGGGGTTAGACCTTCTTAAGATAGCAAGAAAAGAAACAGGAATGCCAATTGTAACAGAAATTATGTCAACACAATATTTAGATAGATTTGTTGAAGATGTTGATATTATACAAGTTGGAGCAAGGAATATGCAAAACTTTGACTTGCTTAAGGAATTAGGCAAAACAAATAAAACTATTCTTTTAAAAAGAGGATTATCAGCAACAATTGAAGAGTTATTGATGTCTGCAGAGTATATTATGGCTGGTGGAAATAATAATGTAATTCTTTGCGAAAGAGGTATAAGAACATTCGAAACTTACACAAGAAACACATTAGACTTAAGTGCTATACCTGCAATTAAGAAACTAAGCCATTTACCAGTAGTAGTAGATCCTAGTCACGCTGCAGGAAAGAATTGGATGGTAGATCCTCTTTCAAAAGCAGCAATAGCAGTGGGGGCAGATGGGCTTATAATTGAAGTACACAATGACCCAGTTAATGCTCTTTGTGATGGACCTCAGTCCATAAGACCAGAAGAGTATGACAAATTAGTAAAGGAATTATCACTAATTGCATCAGCGGTAGGAAGAGAAATATAA